A stretch of the Mycobacterium shigaense genome encodes the following:
- a CDS encoding MMPL family transporter: protein MLVDVSWERLAVAVTGRRSWQVGLAAVVLGVGFMVLIGPNAAAGQAPLSVPAGSGSARVDALSRQFPNGDRVPLIAVVSHLDGTALNPSDMDAARAARDRMQAVVEPFGTASPQPPLVSPDGRAAVAMVPIGADLSGMVLRDGVAAVRRAAAAGLPAGLAAHVTGGPAFGADIADAFSHANVTLLAVTASVVALLLIATYRSPVLWLGPLLVIGFADRVAAAAGTAVAPLTGLSFDGATSGITSVLVFGAGTNYALLLISRYRQELRRTDDHRAALRRAVRMAGPAIVASNATVVLALLTLLFASTPSTRSLGALAACGLVVAALSVLVVLPPLLAWCGRRLFWPLIPQPEHTDPAPGGWYLIAAAVARRPAVVAALAIAVLVALSTGLLSARIGLAQTEQFRVRPDSVTGYDVVAAHFPAGLVNPVAVVAATNRAPQVQQAIAAAPGVVSVSESGHATTGLTKWSVNIDAPPSSEAAFGTVVALRHSTESAGALVGGPDAQALDIREAAAHDRRTLVPAILVVILVVLYVLLRSALAPPTLLAATILGALAAIGIGGWASLHVFGFPALDNSTPLFAFLFLAALGVDYTIFLVTRAREEAARHGTRDGMIRAVSATGGVITSAGIVLAAVFCVLGVLPLIVMAQLGIIVGLGILLDTFVVRTLVIPALFELIGERIWWPAHPATTEHIGKHRACAEHERSTA, encoded by the coding sequence ATGCTTGTAGACGTGTCCTGGGAGAGGCTGGCCGTGGCCGTCACCGGGCGGCGTTCCTGGCAGGTCGGATTGGCCGCCGTGGTGCTGGGTGTCGGTTTCATGGTGTTGATCGGACCGAACGCGGCCGCGGGCCAGGCGCCGTTGTCAGTGCCCGCCGGGTCCGGCTCCGCACGGGTGGATGCGCTTTCGCGCCAATTCCCCAACGGCGACCGCGTGCCGCTGATCGCCGTCGTCAGCCACCTCGACGGGACCGCGCTGAATCCGTCGGACATGGACGCGGCCAGGGCGGCACGCGACCGAATGCAGGCGGTGGTCGAACCGTTCGGGACCGCCAGCCCCCAGCCTCCCCTGGTCTCGCCCGACGGGCGTGCTGCCGTCGCGATGGTACCCATCGGCGCCGACCTGTCGGGCATGGTGTTGCGCGACGGGGTCGCCGCGGTGCGCCGCGCCGCCGCCGCCGGCTTGCCCGCGGGCCTGGCAGCGCACGTCACCGGCGGACCGGCCTTCGGCGCCGACATCGCCGACGCATTCAGCCACGCCAACGTCACCTTGCTCGCGGTGACGGCATCGGTGGTGGCGCTGCTGCTGATCGCGACGTATCGCTCGCCGGTGCTGTGGCTGGGCCCCCTGCTGGTGATCGGATTCGCCGATCGCGTCGCCGCGGCCGCGGGCACCGCGGTGGCCCCGCTGACCGGGTTGAGCTTCGACGGCGCGACCTCCGGGATCACCAGTGTGCTGGTGTTCGGGGCCGGCACCAACTACGCCCTGTTGCTGATCTCCCGCTACCGCCAGGAGCTTCGGCGCACCGACGACCATCGCGCTGCCCTGCGCCGCGCCGTGCGCATGGCCGGACCGGCCATCGTCGCCAGCAACGCCACCGTCGTATTGGCCTTGCTCACCTTGCTTTTCGCCTCGACCCCGAGCACCCGCAGCCTGGGCGCGCTGGCCGCCTGCGGGCTGGTCGTCGCGGCCCTCTCGGTGTTGGTGGTGCTGCCGCCGCTGCTGGCATGGTGCGGCCGCCGACTGTTTTGGCCGCTGATCCCGCAGCCGGAGCACACCGACCCCGCACCCGGCGGCTGGTACCTGATCGCCGCAGCGGTGGCGCGCCGTCCCGCCGTGGTCGCGGCGCTCGCTATCGCCGTCCTGGTAGCCCTCAGCACGGGTCTGCTGAGCGCCCGAATCGGCCTTGCACAGACCGAACAATTCCGGGTCCGGCCGGATTCGGTGACGGGCTATGATGTGGTCGCCGCGCACTTTCCGGCCGGCCTAGTCAACCCCGTCGCCGTCGTCGCCGCGACGAACCGGGCCCCGCAGGTGCAGCAGGCGATCGCCGCCGCGCCCGGCGTGGTCTCGGTGAGCGAGTCCGGCCACGCCACAACCGGTTTGACGAAGTGGTCGGTGAACATCGACGCGCCACCGTCCTCCGAAGCGGCATTCGGAACCGTTGTGGCACTGCGCCATTCGACGGAGAGCGCCGGCGCGCTGGTGGGCGGACCGGACGCGCAGGCCCTCGACATCCGCGAAGCCGCCGCCCACGACCGGCGGACGCTGGTGCCCGCCATCCTGGTGGTGATCCTGGTCGTGCTCTACGTGCTGCTGCGGTCGGCGCTGGCGCCGCCCACCCTGCTGGCCGCGACGATCCTGGGGGCATTGGCCGCAATCGGGATCGGCGGCTGGGCGAGCCTACATGTCTTCGGCTTCCCGGCGCTGGACAACAGCACCCCGTTGTTCGCCTTCCTGTTCCTGGCCGCCCTCGGCGTCGACTACACCATCTTCCTGGTCACCCGCGCGCGCGAAGAGGCGGCGAGGCACGGCACGCGTGACGGCATGATTCGCGCCGTGTCGGCGACCGGCGGCGTCATCACCAGCGCGGGAATCGTGTTGGCCGCGGTGTTCTGCGTGCTGGGGGTGCTGCCGCTGATCGTGATGGCTCAACTGGGCATCATCGTGGGCCTGGGCATCTTGCTCGATACCTTCGTCGTGCGGACGCTGGTCATACCCGCGCTGTTCGAGCTGATCGGCGAACGGATCTGGTGGCCGGCACACCCGGCGACGACTGAACATATTGGGAAGCACCGCGCATGCGCCGAACACGAGCGGAGTACAGCATGA
- the fni gene encoding type 2 isopentenyl-diphosphate Delta-isomerase, whose amino-acid sequence MSADRGELSARKRRHIDVCLDGDVEYRHLTTGLERYRLPYNALTQTALDDIDLRTEFFGTPLRAPVLVGAMTGGAQLSRTINRNLATAAQWLGIGMMLGSQRVMLDSVLGERAATSFTVRDVAPDVLLFGNIGLSQLTKDAVPDIVAALDRVGANALAVHVNPLQEAAQLDGDTNCTGSLDRLHNLTALVGYPVLLKEVGHGIGAAAVAELLRSTGAPPVAAIDVAGAGGTSWSRVEQLVRYGEVRYPDLAEWGIPTAQAITEVRAVLPRIPLVASGGIRTGMDAAKALALGADVVAVARPLLAAAIESADAVTGWLQQFVDELRVCLHGCGAPDLRALRGVGAAPR is encoded by the coding sequence GTGAGTGCCGACCGCGGCGAGCTGTCCGCCCGCAAGCGCCGCCACATCGACGTCTGTCTCGACGGCGATGTCGAATACCGGCATCTGACAACGGGACTGGAACGGTACCGGCTGCCCTACAACGCCTTGACCCAGACCGCTCTCGACGACATCGACCTTCGCACCGAGTTTTTCGGCACGCCGTTGCGCGCGCCCGTTCTGGTAGGCGCGATGACCGGTGGCGCGCAACTGTCGCGAACCATCAACCGCAACCTCGCCACCGCCGCGCAATGGCTGGGCATCGGAATGATGCTGGGATCGCAGCGGGTGATGCTCGACAGCGTGCTCGGGGAGCGCGCCGCGACCAGCTTCACCGTCCGCGATGTCGCGCCCGACGTGCTGTTGTTCGGCAACATCGGGCTCTCCCAGCTGACCAAGGACGCGGTGCCCGACATCGTCGCAGCTCTCGACCGCGTCGGCGCGAATGCGCTTGCCGTGCATGTCAATCCGCTTCAGGAGGCCGCCCAGCTCGATGGCGACACGAACTGCACCGGCTCGCTGGACCGGCTGCACAACCTCACCGCCCTGGTCGGCTATCCGGTGCTGTTGAAGGAGGTCGGGCACGGCATCGGGGCCGCGGCGGTCGCCGAATTGCTCCGGTCGACCGGTGCGCCGCCGGTGGCGGCGATCGACGTGGCGGGCGCCGGCGGAACGTCGTGGTCGCGGGTGGAACAGCTGGTGCGCTACGGCGAGGTGCGCTACCCGGATCTGGCGGAGTGGGGAATTCCGACCGCACAAGCGATCACCGAGGTGCGGGCGGTGCTGCCGCGTATCCCGTTGGTCGCCTCCGGCGGCATCCGGACCGGCATGGACGCGGCCAAAGCCCTGGCCCTGGGCGCCGACGTGGTGGCCGTCGCGCGGCCGCTGCTGGCGGCGGCCATCGAGTCGGCGGACGCCGTGACCGGCTGGCTGCAACAATTCGTCGACGAGCTGCGCGTGTGTCTGCACGGCTGCGGCGCGCCCGACCTGCGCGCCCTGCGCGGCGTCGGCGCGGCACCCCGCTAA
- a CDS encoding MarR family winged helix-turn-helix transcriptional regulator gives MNPVRGAAERERLEALIAADARVLAAESDQLGRVFAAAHQLRPSDFRALLHILVAESADAPLTSGELRNKMGLSAAAITYLVERMINSGHIRRESDPGDRRKVILRHDHDFDVARAFFTLLAAHTHAAMAELPDTELTAAHRVLTAFIDGMHRFHHELRVSGSEVGTT, from the coding sequence ATGAACCCGGTTCGGGGGGCCGCCGAGCGCGAGCGGCTCGAAGCGCTGATCGCGGCCGATGCGCGCGTTCTTGCCGCCGAATCCGACCAGCTCGGCCGTGTTTTCGCTGCCGCACATCAGCTGCGGCCCAGTGACTTTCGGGCGTTGTTGCACATCTTGGTGGCCGAAAGCGCCGATGCCCCGCTGACCTCGGGGGAGCTGCGCAACAAGATGGGGCTGTCCGCGGCGGCCATCACCTATCTGGTCGAGCGCATGATCAATTCCGGTCACATCCGCCGGGAATCCGATCCGGGTGATAGGCGCAAGGTGATCCTGCGCCACGACCATGATTTCGACGTGGCCCGCGCCTTTTTCACTCTGCTGGCTGCCCACACTCATGCTGCAATGGCCGAGCTGCCGGACACCGAACTGACGGCCGCGCACCGGGTGCTCACCGCCTTCATCGATGGCATGCACCGATTTCACCACGAGCTGCGAGTCTCCGGCTCCGAGGTGGGTACTACCTGA